One Paramisgurnus dabryanus chromosome 10, PD_genome_1.1, whole genome shotgun sequence genomic region harbors:
- the bbx gene encoding HMG box transcription factor BBX isoform X4 translates to MSSMMVSSSMKGGGGGKEPPVEGEVSGKRPKRKCLQWHPLLAKKAPDFSEEEEEEDEEELEKVPALCAESGVQEGECVAMEDDIEEFSSEQRARRPMNAFLLFCKRHRSLVRQQHPRLDNRGATKILADWWAVLDPKEKQKYTDMAKEYKDAFMKANPGYKWCPATNKPVKSPSHSMSTPRKKVWPLPSNPNKDASVAKKQNKTEDAPQLNFAMADPTKMGGLSMLLLAGEHALTAREISSSSSQTGDVDVAKHAEKSALFQLAELSSSPDQPAVESKNTEDRSTLTDVEAFGPSQPNSPDLPKSCVQSPLFQLAEQISSSRSQPMSEGRQCGQSALFQLAEMCLASEAEKLEARSSQPSGAAASLCAQHSSSSTDNPDHKEHRDGPQHPLTTPPPPPSSSSSSASTSSSPTDTIPSELSPSKILKKKKKKKENKESDETETTQGSPKKVKKRQSTDSDLDSVMFTIEAVAKGAWGSEETPKKKARPSESESSPVLDQALVVKKKPKPKQKKQLKTKEEAMEEEEERVEEAIEKLDEEMKIEEAPLTPKGAECENKPDVKVEPPSGVEEIAPQCSPSQPVGVEEKEADTGLSPGRHEDKEPEVKTEISGSRKSERSCKGALYKTLVSEGMLTSLRANVDRGKRGSMRGSVSDHEGSWNDESWGFSQTAASPPKKLKKSKSKEETIPGLGKLEEEFEKKFNSLPQYSPLTFDKKSATVTKKKKNSTSNPSEPPKLSKDVVTPDHVVTESCPVVKPASPCVSPEPESQKVLDTPVGSQKRKARKNKITHLVRTADGRVSPAEEEKTKDQTKNQDEKPFTQETLCNRGACYTDPRSEEEDRADTSGSLPTFFSLAALAEVAAMENVHRAQRAVGIGTEGQVKDMAPVLISCADQ, encoded by the exons GGTCAGCAGCAGTATGAAGGGCGGAGGTGGAGGGAAAGAGCCTCCGGTGGAGGGAGAGGTCAGCGGAAAGCGGCCCAAACGCAAGTGCCTGCAGTGGCACCCGCTGCTGGCCAAGAAAGCTCCTGACTTTTctgaagaagaggaggaggaggatgaaGAGGAGCTGGAGAAG GTGCCGGCCTTATGTGCGGAGAGCGGGGTTCAGGAGGGTGAGTGTGTTGCGATGGAGGATGACATTGAAGAGTTTTCTTCCGAGCAGCGGGCTCGCAGGCCAATGAACGCATTTCTGCTATTCTGCAAACGACATCGTTCGCTGGTTCGGCAGCAGCACCCGCGACTTGACAACCGGGGAGCCACGAAAATCCTGGCGGACTGGTGGGCCGTTCTGGATCCCAAAGAGAAACAGAAATACACAGACATGGCCAAGGAG TATAAAGATGCTTTCATGAAGGCTAACCCGGGTTACAAGTGGTGTCCCGCCACAAACAAGCCGGTAAAGAGCCCCTCCCATTCCATGAGTACTCCCCGCAAGAAGGTCTGGCCTCTGCCCTCCAACCCTAACAAGGATGCTTCCGTTgccaaaaaacagaataaaactgAAGATGCACCCCAGCTCAACTTCGCCATGGCCG ATCCCACTAAGATGGGCGGCCTAAGCATGCTGCTGCTAGCCGGGGAACACGCCCTTACCGCCAGAGAG ATTTCCTCCAGCTCTTCCCAGACAGGAGACGTTGACGTTGCTAAGCACGCTGAGAAATCGGCCCTTTTCCAGCTGGCTGAG TTATCTTCCAGTCCAGATCAGCCTGCTGTGGAAAGTAAGAATACAGAAGATAGAAGCACACTGACAGATGTAGAG GCCTTTGGACCGTCTCAGCCGAACTCTCCAGACCTGCCCAAGAGTTGTGTTCAATCTCCTTTGTTTCAGCTGGCTGAG CAGATCTCCTCCAGCAGGTCTCAACCCATGTCTGAGGGGCGGCAGTGCGGCCAATCGGCACTTTTCCAGCTTGCTGAG ATGTGTTTGGCCTCTGAAGCAGAGAAGTTGGAAGCTCGTTCGTCTCAACCTTCAGGTGCTGCTGCTTCTCTCTGCGCTCAGCACAGCTCAAGTAGCACAGACAACCCAGACCACAAAGAGCACAGGGATGGTCCACAGCATCCTCTCACCACGCCGCCACCACCACCATCATCATCCTCATCTTCTGCCTCCACCTCCTCTTCCCCCACTGACACCATCCCCTCTGAGCTCAGCCCTTCCAAAATTcttaaaaagaagaaaaagaagaaggaAAACAAGGAATCTGATGAAACTGAGACGACTCAAGGATCGCCCAAAAAGGTGAAGAAGCGTCAGTCGACCGACTCGGACTTAGACAGCGTTATGTTCACTATTGAGGCGGTTGCTAAAGGTGCTTGGGGATCAGAGGAGACGCCCAAAAAGAAAGCTCGTCCCTCTGAAAGCGAGAGCAGCCCCGTCTTGGACCAAGCTCTGGTTGTGAAGAAGAAACCAAAACCCAAACAGAAAAAGCAATTGAAGACGAAAGAAGAAGCCATGGAGGAGGAAGAAGAAAGGGTAGAAGAGGCTATCGAGAAGCTGGATGAAGAGATGAAAATAGAGGAAGCTCCACTGACGCCAAAGGGGGCAGAGTGTGAAAATAAGCCAGATGTGAAAGTGGAGCCCCCTAGCGGTGTTGAAGAAATAGCACCTCAGTGCTCTCCCTCACAGCCAGTCGGAGTGGAAGAGAAAGAAGCAGACACCGGTTTGTCTCCAGGCAGACATGAGGATAAAGAACCTGAGGTCAAGACGGAGATCTCCGGGTCCAGAAAATCAGAACGAAGCTGTAAAGGAGCGCTTTATAAAACTTTGGTGTCTGAAGGGATGCTAACATCTTTGAGAGCAAACGTGGATAGAG GGAAAAGAGGTTCAATGCGAGGCAGCGTGTCTGATCATGAAGGCAGCTGGAATGATGAAAGTTGGGGGTTTTCTCAAACTGCTGCAAGCCCACCTAAAAAGCTGAAGAAGTCTAAATCTAAAGAGGAAACCATCCCTGG ACTAGGTAAACTTGAAGAGGAGTTCGAGAAAAAGTTCAACAGCTTACCACAGTACAGCCCACTGACATTTGACAAAAAGAGTGCAACTGTcacaaagaagaaaaaaaacagtacGTCCAACCCTTCTGAACCGCCCAAACTAAGCAAGG ACGTTGTCACACCTGACCATGTGGTCACAGAATCGTGCCCGGTTGTGAAGCCGGCCAGTCCATGTGTGTCTCCCGAACCCGAGTCCCAGAAAGTTCTGGACACGCCCGTGGGGAGTCAGAAAAGGAAGGCGCGGAAAAATAAAATCACACACTTGGTGCGCACGGCTGATGGTCGAGTGTCACCTGCAGAGG AGGAAAAAACTAAGGATCAGACCAAGAATCAGGATGAAAAGCCATTCACTCAAGAGACATTATGCAATAGGGGGGCCTGCTACACTGACCCCAGATCAGAGGAAGAGGACAGGGCAGATACGTCCGGCAGCCTCCCGACCTTCTTCAGCTTAGCGGCCCTCGCAGAGGTTGCGGCCATGGAGAATGTGCACAG AGCCCAGCGTGCTGTAGGGATTGGCACTGAAGGTCAAGTGAAGGACATGGCCCCGGTGCTGATTTCCTGTGCGGACCAGTGA
- the bbx gene encoding HMG box transcription factor BBX isoform X3 gives MKGGGGGKEPPVEGEVSGKRPKRKCLQWHPLLAKKAPDFSEEEEEEDEEELEKVPALCAESGVQEGECVAMEDDIEEFSSEQRARRPMNAFLLFCKRHRSLVRQQHPRLDNRGATKILADWWAVLDPKEKQKYTDMAKEYKDAFMKANPGYKWCPATNKPVKSPSHSMSTPRKKVWPLPSNPNKDASVAKKQNKTEDAPQLNFAMADPTKMGGLSMLLLAGEHALTAREISSSSSQTGDVDVAKHAEKSALFQLAELSSSPDQPAVESKNTEDRSTLTDVEAFGPSQPNSPDLPKSCVQSPLFQLAEQISSSRSQPMSEGRQCGQSALFQLAEMCLASEAEKLEARSSQPSGAAASLCAQHSSSSTDNPDHKEHRDGPQHPLTTPPPPPSSSSSSASTSSSPTDTIPSELSPSKILKKKKKKKENKESDETETTQGSPKKVKKRQSTDSDLDSVMFTIEAVAKGAWGSEETPKKKARPSESESSPVLDQALVVKKKPKPKQKKQLKTKEEAMEEEEERVEEAIEKLDEEMKIEEAPLTPKGAECENKPDVKVEPPSGVEEIAPQCSPSQPVGVEEKEADTGLSPGRHEDKEPEVKTEISGSRKSERSCKGALYKTLVSEGMLTSLRANVDRGKRGSMRGSVSDHEGSWNDESWGFSQTAASPPKKLKKSKSKEETIPGLGKLEEEFEKKFNSLPQYSPLTFDKKSATVTKKKKNSTSNPSEPPKLSKGSSSSQKKTFFHKIVNKYKQRKEKSSAADKDVVTPDHVVTESCPVVKPASPCVSPEPESQKVLDTPVGSQKRKARKNKITHLVRTADGRVSPAEEEKTKDQTKNQDEKPFTQETLCNRGACYTDPRSEEEDRADTSGSLPTFFSLAALAEVAAMENVHRAQRAVGIGTEGQVKDMAPVLISCADQ, from the exons ATGAAGGGCGGAGGTGGAGGGAAAGAGCCTCCGGTGGAGGGAGAGGTCAGCGGAAAGCGGCCCAAACGCAAGTGCCTGCAGTGGCACCCGCTGCTGGCCAAGAAAGCTCCTGACTTTTctgaagaagaggaggaggaggatgaaGAGGAGCTGGAGAAG GTGCCGGCCTTATGTGCGGAGAGCGGGGTTCAGGAGGGTGAGTGTGTTGCGATGGAGGATGACATTGAAGAGTTTTCTTCCGAGCAGCGGGCTCGCAGGCCAATGAACGCATTTCTGCTATTCTGCAAACGACATCGTTCGCTGGTTCGGCAGCAGCACCCGCGACTTGACAACCGGGGAGCCACGAAAATCCTGGCGGACTGGTGGGCCGTTCTGGATCCCAAAGAGAAACAGAAATACACAGACATGGCCAAGGAG TATAAAGATGCTTTCATGAAGGCTAACCCGGGTTACAAGTGGTGTCCCGCCACAAACAAGCCGGTAAAGAGCCCCTCCCATTCCATGAGTACTCCCCGCAAGAAGGTCTGGCCTCTGCCCTCCAACCCTAACAAGGATGCTTCCGTTgccaaaaaacagaataaaactgAAGATGCACCCCAGCTCAACTTCGCCATGGCCG ATCCCACTAAGATGGGCGGCCTAAGCATGCTGCTGCTAGCCGGGGAACACGCCCTTACCGCCAGAGAG ATTTCCTCCAGCTCTTCCCAGACAGGAGACGTTGACGTTGCTAAGCACGCTGAGAAATCGGCCCTTTTCCAGCTGGCTGAG TTATCTTCCAGTCCAGATCAGCCTGCTGTGGAAAGTAAGAATACAGAAGATAGAAGCACACTGACAGATGTAGAG GCCTTTGGACCGTCTCAGCCGAACTCTCCAGACCTGCCCAAGAGTTGTGTTCAATCTCCTTTGTTTCAGCTGGCTGAG CAGATCTCCTCCAGCAGGTCTCAACCCATGTCTGAGGGGCGGCAGTGCGGCCAATCGGCACTTTTCCAGCTTGCTGAG ATGTGTTTGGCCTCTGAAGCAGAGAAGTTGGAAGCTCGTTCGTCTCAACCTTCAGGTGCTGCTGCTTCTCTCTGCGCTCAGCACAGCTCAAGTAGCACAGACAACCCAGACCACAAAGAGCACAGGGATGGTCCACAGCATCCTCTCACCACGCCGCCACCACCACCATCATCATCCTCATCTTCTGCCTCCACCTCCTCTTCCCCCACTGACACCATCCCCTCTGAGCTCAGCCCTTCCAAAATTcttaaaaagaagaaaaagaagaaggaAAACAAGGAATCTGATGAAACTGAGACGACTCAAGGATCGCCCAAAAAGGTGAAGAAGCGTCAGTCGACCGACTCGGACTTAGACAGCGTTATGTTCACTATTGAGGCGGTTGCTAAAGGTGCTTGGGGATCAGAGGAGACGCCCAAAAAGAAAGCTCGTCCCTCTGAAAGCGAGAGCAGCCCCGTCTTGGACCAAGCTCTGGTTGTGAAGAAGAAACCAAAACCCAAACAGAAAAAGCAATTGAAGACGAAAGAAGAAGCCATGGAGGAGGAAGAAGAAAGGGTAGAAGAGGCTATCGAGAAGCTGGATGAAGAGATGAAAATAGAGGAAGCTCCACTGACGCCAAAGGGGGCAGAGTGTGAAAATAAGCCAGATGTGAAAGTGGAGCCCCCTAGCGGTGTTGAAGAAATAGCACCTCAGTGCTCTCCCTCACAGCCAGTCGGAGTGGAAGAGAAAGAAGCAGACACCGGTTTGTCTCCAGGCAGACATGAGGATAAAGAACCTGAGGTCAAGACGGAGATCTCCGGGTCCAGAAAATCAGAACGAAGCTGTAAAGGAGCGCTTTATAAAACTTTGGTGTCTGAAGGGATGCTAACATCTTTGAGAGCAAACGTGGATAGAG GGAAAAGAGGTTCAATGCGAGGCAGCGTGTCTGATCATGAAGGCAGCTGGAATGATGAAAGTTGGGGGTTTTCTCAAACTGCTGCAAGCCCACCTAAAAAGCTGAAGAAGTCTAAATCTAAAGAGGAAACCATCCCTGG ACTAGGTAAACTTGAAGAGGAGTTCGAGAAAAAGTTCAACAGCTTACCACAGTACAGCCCACTGACATTTGACAAAAAGAGTGCAACTGTcacaaagaagaaaaaaaacagtacGTCCAACCCTTCTGAACCGCCCAAACTAAGCAAGG gttCATCTTCATCTCAGAAAAAGACTTTTTTCCACAAGATAGTGAACAAGTACAAACAAAGGAAGGAGAAATCCAGTGCTGCAGACAAAG ACGTTGTCACACCTGACCATGTGGTCACAGAATCGTGCCCGGTTGTGAAGCCGGCCAGTCCATGTGTGTCTCCCGAACCCGAGTCCCAGAAAGTTCTGGACACGCCCGTGGGGAGTCAGAAAAGGAAGGCGCGGAAAAATAAAATCACACACTTGGTGCGCACGGCTGATGGTCGAGTGTCACCTGCAGAGG AGGAAAAAACTAAGGATCAGACCAAGAATCAGGATGAAAAGCCATTCACTCAAGAGACATTATGCAATAGGGGGGCCTGCTACACTGACCCCAGATCAGAGGAAGAGGACAGGGCAGATACGTCCGGCAGCCTCCCGACCTTCTTCAGCTTAGCGGCCCTCGCAGAGGTTGCGGCCATGGAGAATGTGCACAG AGCCCAGCGTGCTGTAGGGATTGGCACTGAAGGTCAAGTGAAGGACATGGCCCCGGTGCTGATTTCCTGTGCGGACCAGTGA
- the bbx gene encoding HMG box transcription factor BBX isoform X1: MSSMMVSSSMKGGGGGKEPPVEGEVSGKRPKRKCLQWHPLLAKKAPDFSEEEEEEDEEELEKVPALCAESGVQEGECVAMEDDIEEFSSEQRARRPMNAFLLFCKRHRSLVRQQHPRLDNRGATKILADWWAVLDPKEKQKYTDMAKEYKDAFMKANPGYKWCPATNKPVKSPSHSMSTPRKKVWPLPSNPNKDASVAKKQNKTEDAPQLNFAMADPTKMGGLSMLLLAGEHALTAREISSSSSQTGDVDVAKHAEKSALFQLAELSSSPDQPAVESKNTEDRSTLTDVEAFGPSQPNSPDLPKSCVQSPLFQLAEQISSSRSQPMSEGRQCGQSALFQLAEMCLASEAEKLEARSSQPSGAAASLCAQHSSSSTDNPDHKEHRDGPQHPLTTPPPPPSSSSSSASTSSSPTDTIPSELSPSKILKKKKKKKENKESDETETTQGSPKKVKKRQSTDSDLDSVMFTIEAVAKGAWGSEETPKKKARPSESESSPVLDQALVVKKKPKPKQKKQLKTKEEAMEEEEERVEEAIEKLDEEMKIEEAPLTPKGAECENKPDVKVEPPSGVEEIAPQCSPSQPVGVEEKEADTGLSPGRHEDKEPEVKTEISGSRKSERSCKGALYKTLVSEGMLTSLRANVDRGKRGSMRGSVSDHEGSWNDESWGFSQTAASPPKKLKKSKSKEETIPGLGKLEEEFEKKFNSLPQYSPLTFDKKSATVTKKKKNSTSNPSEPPKLSKGSSSSQKKTFFHKIVNKYKQRKEKSSAADKDVVTPDHVVTESCPVVKPASPCVSPEPESQKVLDTPVGSQKRKARKNKITHLVRTADGRVSPAEEEKTKDQTKNQDEKPFTQETLCNRGACYTDPRSEEEDRADTSGSLPTFFSLAALAEVAAMENVHRAQRAVGIGTEGQVKDMAPVLISCADQ, translated from the exons GGTCAGCAGCAGTATGAAGGGCGGAGGTGGAGGGAAAGAGCCTCCGGTGGAGGGAGAGGTCAGCGGAAAGCGGCCCAAACGCAAGTGCCTGCAGTGGCACCCGCTGCTGGCCAAGAAAGCTCCTGACTTTTctgaagaagaggaggaggaggatgaaGAGGAGCTGGAGAAG GTGCCGGCCTTATGTGCGGAGAGCGGGGTTCAGGAGGGTGAGTGTGTTGCGATGGAGGATGACATTGAAGAGTTTTCTTCCGAGCAGCGGGCTCGCAGGCCAATGAACGCATTTCTGCTATTCTGCAAACGACATCGTTCGCTGGTTCGGCAGCAGCACCCGCGACTTGACAACCGGGGAGCCACGAAAATCCTGGCGGACTGGTGGGCCGTTCTGGATCCCAAAGAGAAACAGAAATACACAGACATGGCCAAGGAG TATAAAGATGCTTTCATGAAGGCTAACCCGGGTTACAAGTGGTGTCCCGCCACAAACAAGCCGGTAAAGAGCCCCTCCCATTCCATGAGTACTCCCCGCAAGAAGGTCTGGCCTCTGCCCTCCAACCCTAACAAGGATGCTTCCGTTgccaaaaaacagaataaaactgAAGATGCACCCCAGCTCAACTTCGCCATGGCCG ATCCCACTAAGATGGGCGGCCTAAGCATGCTGCTGCTAGCCGGGGAACACGCCCTTACCGCCAGAGAG ATTTCCTCCAGCTCTTCCCAGACAGGAGACGTTGACGTTGCTAAGCACGCTGAGAAATCGGCCCTTTTCCAGCTGGCTGAG TTATCTTCCAGTCCAGATCAGCCTGCTGTGGAAAGTAAGAATACAGAAGATAGAAGCACACTGACAGATGTAGAG GCCTTTGGACCGTCTCAGCCGAACTCTCCAGACCTGCCCAAGAGTTGTGTTCAATCTCCTTTGTTTCAGCTGGCTGAG CAGATCTCCTCCAGCAGGTCTCAACCCATGTCTGAGGGGCGGCAGTGCGGCCAATCGGCACTTTTCCAGCTTGCTGAG ATGTGTTTGGCCTCTGAAGCAGAGAAGTTGGAAGCTCGTTCGTCTCAACCTTCAGGTGCTGCTGCTTCTCTCTGCGCTCAGCACAGCTCAAGTAGCACAGACAACCCAGACCACAAAGAGCACAGGGATGGTCCACAGCATCCTCTCACCACGCCGCCACCACCACCATCATCATCCTCATCTTCTGCCTCCACCTCCTCTTCCCCCACTGACACCATCCCCTCTGAGCTCAGCCCTTCCAAAATTcttaaaaagaagaaaaagaagaaggaAAACAAGGAATCTGATGAAACTGAGACGACTCAAGGATCGCCCAAAAAGGTGAAGAAGCGTCAGTCGACCGACTCGGACTTAGACAGCGTTATGTTCACTATTGAGGCGGTTGCTAAAGGTGCTTGGGGATCAGAGGAGACGCCCAAAAAGAAAGCTCGTCCCTCTGAAAGCGAGAGCAGCCCCGTCTTGGACCAAGCTCTGGTTGTGAAGAAGAAACCAAAACCCAAACAGAAAAAGCAATTGAAGACGAAAGAAGAAGCCATGGAGGAGGAAGAAGAAAGGGTAGAAGAGGCTATCGAGAAGCTGGATGAAGAGATGAAAATAGAGGAAGCTCCACTGACGCCAAAGGGGGCAGAGTGTGAAAATAAGCCAGATGTGAAAGTGGAGCCCCCTAGCGGTGTTGAAGAAATAGCACCTCAGTGCTCTCCCTCACAGCCAGTCGGAGTGGAAGAGAAAGAAGCAGACACCGGTTTGTCTCCAGGCAGACATGAGGATAAAGAACCTGAGGTCAAGACGGAGATCTCCGGGTCCAGAAAATCAGAACGAAGCTGTAAAGGAGCGCTTTATAAAACTTTGGTGTCTGAAGGGATGCTAACATCTTTGAGAGCAAACGTGGATAGAG GGAAAAGAGGTTCAATGCGAGGCAGCGTGTCTGATCATGAAGGCAGCTGGAATGATGAAAGTTGGGGGTTTTCTCAAACTGCTGCAAGCCCACCTAAAAAGCTGAAGAAGTCTAAATCTAAAGAGGAAACCATCCCTGG ACTAGGTAAACTTGAAGAGGAGTTCGAGAAAAAGTTCAACAGCTTACCACAGTACAGCCCACTGACATTTGACAAAAAGAGTGCAACTGTcacaaagaagaaaaaaaacagtacGTCCAACCCTTCTGAACCGCCCAAACTAAGCAAGG gttCATCTTCATCTCAGAAAAAGACTTTTTTCCACAAGATAGTGAACAAGTACAAACAAAGGAAGGAGAAATCCAGTGCTGCAGACAAAG ACGTTGTCACACCTGACCATGTGGTCACAGAATCGTGCCCGGTTGTGAAGCCGGCCAGTCCATGTGTGTCTCCCGAACCCGAGTCCCAGAAAGTTCTGGACACGCCCGTGGGGAGTCAGAAAAGGAAGGCGCGGAAAAATAAAATCACACACTTGGTGCGCACGGCTGATGGTCGAGTGTCACCTGCAGAGG AGGAAAAAACTAAGGATCAGACCAAGAATCAGGATGAAAAGCCATTCACTCAAGAGACATTATGCAATAGGGGGGCCTGCTACACTGACCCCAGATCAGAGGAAGAGGACAGGGCAGATACGTCCGGCAGCCTCCCGACCTTCTTCAGCTTAGCGGCCCTCGCAGAGGTTGCGGCCATGGAGAATGTGCACAG AGCCCAGCGTGCTGTAGGGATTGGCACTGAAGGTCAAGTGAAGGACATGGCCCCGGTGCTGATTTCCTGTGCGGACCAGTGA
- the bbx gene encoding HMG box transcription factor BBX isoform X2, producing the protein MSSMMVSSSMKGGGGGKEPPVEGEVSGKRPKRKCLQWHPLLAKKAPDFSEEEEEEDEEELEKVPALCAESGVQEGECVAMEDDIEEFSSEQRARRPMNAFLLFCKRHRSLVRQQHPRLDNRGATKILADWWAVLDPKEKQKYTDMAKEYKDAFMKANPGYKWCPATNKPVKSPSHSMSTPRKKVWPLPSNPNKDASVAKKQNKTEDAPQLNFAMADPTKMGGLSMLLLAGEHALTAREISSSSSQTGDVDVAKHAEKSALFQLAELSSSPDQPAVESKNTEDRSTLTDVEAFGPSQPNSPDLPKSCVQSPLFQLAEISSSRSQPMSEGRQCGQSALFQLAEMCLASEAEKLEARSSQPSGAAASLCAQHSSSSTDNPDHKEHRDGPQHPLTTPPPPPSSSSSSASTSSSPTDTIPSELSPSKILKKKKKKKENKESDETETTQGSPKKVKKRQSTDSDLDSVMFTIEAVAKGAWGSEETPKKKARPSESESSPVLDQALVVKKKPKPKQKKQLKTKEEAMEEEEERVEEAIEKLDEEMKIEEAPLTPKGAECENKPDVKVEPPSGVEEIAPQCSPSQPVGVEEKEADTGLSPGRHEDKEPEVKTEISGSRKSERSCKGALYKTLVSEGMLTSLRANVDRGKRGSMRGSVSDHEGSWNDESWGFSQTAASPPKKLKKSKSKEETIPGLGKLEEEFEKKFNSLPQYSPLTFDKKSATVTKKKKNSTSNPSEPPKLSKGSSSSQKKTFFHKIVNKYKQRKEKSSAADKDVVTPDHVVTESCPVVKPASPCVSPEPESQKVLDTPVGSQKRKARKNKITHLVRTADGRVSPAEEEKTKDQTKNQDEKPFTQETLCNRGACYTDPRSEEEDRADTSGSLPTFFSLAALAEVAAMENVHRAQRAVGIGTEGQVKDMAPVLISCADQ; encoded by the exons GGTCAGCAGCAGTATGAAGGGCGGAGGTGGAGGGAAAGAGCCTCCGGTGGAGGGAGAGGTCAGCGGAAAGCGGCCCAAACGCAAGTGCCTGCAGTGGCACCCGCTGCTGGCCAAGAAAGCTCCTGACTTTTctgaagaagaggaggaggaggatgaaGAGGAGCTGGAGAAG GTGCCGGCCTTATGTGCGGAGAGCGGGGTTCAGGAGGGTGAGTGTGTTGCGATGGAGGATGACATTGAAGAGTTTTCTTCCGAGCAGCGGGCTCGCAGGCCAATGAACGCATTTCTGCTATTCTGCAAACGACATCGTTCGCTGGTTCGGCAGCAGCACCCGCGACTTGACAACCGGGGAGCCACGAAAATCCTGGCGGACTGGTGGGCCGTTCTGGATCCCAAAGAGAAACAGAAATACACAGACATGGCCAAGGAG TATAAAGATGCTTTCATGAAGGCTAACCCGGGTTACAAGTGGTGTCCCGCCACAAACAAGCCGGTAAAGAGCCCCTCCCATTCCATGAGTACTCCCCGCAAGAAGGTCTGGCCTCTGCCCTCCAACCCTAACAAGGATGCTTCCGTTgccaaaaaacagaataaaactgAAGATGCACCCCAGCTCAACTTCGCCATGGCCG ATCCCACTAAGATGGGCGGCCTAAGCATGCTGCTGCTAGCCGGGGAACACGCCCTTACCGCCAGAGAG ATTTCCTCCAGCTCTTCCCAGACAGGAGACGTTGACGTTGCTAAGCACGCTGAGAAATCGGCCCTTTTCCAGCTGGCTGAG TTATCTTCCAGTCCAGATCAGCCTGCTGTGGAAAGTAAGAATACAGAAGATAGAAGCACACTGACAGATGTAGAG GCCTTTGGACCGTCTCAGCCGAACTCTCCAGACCTGCCCAAGAGTTGTGTTCAATCTCCTTTGTTTCAGCTGGCTGAG ATCTCCTCCAGCAGGTCTCAACCCATGTCTGAGGGGCGGCAGTGCGGCCAATCGGCACTTTTCCAGCTTGCTGAG ATGTGTTTGGCCTCTGAAGCAGAGAAGTTGGAAGCTCGTTCGTCTCAACCTTCAGGTGCTGCTGCTTCTCTCTGCGCTCAGCACAGCTCAAGTAGCACAGACAACCCAGACCACAAAGAGCACAGGGATGGTCCACAGCATCCTCTCACCACGCCGCCACCACCACCATCATCATCCTCATCTTCTGCCTCCACCTCCTCTTCCCCCACTGACACCATCCCCTCTGAGCTCAGCCCTTCCAAAATTcttaaaaagaagaaaaagaagaaggaAAACAAGGAATCTGATGAAACTGAGACGACTCAAGGATCGCCCAAAAAGGTGAAGAAGCGTCAGTCGACCGACTCGGACTTAGACAGCGTTATGTTCACTATTGAGGCGGTTGCTAAAGGTGCTTGGGGATCAGAGGAGACGCCCAAAAAGAAAGCTCGTCCCTCTGAAAGCGAGAGCAGCCCCGTCTTGGACCAAGCTCTGGTTGTGAAGAAGAAACCAAAACCCAAACAGAAAAAGCAATTGAAGACGAAAGAAGAAGCCATGGAGGAGGAAGAAGAAAGGGTAGAAGAGGCTATCGAGAAGCTGGATGAAGAGATGAAAATAGAGGAAGCTCCACTGACGCCAAAGGGGGCAGAGTGTGAAAATAAGCCAGATGTGAAAGTGGAGCCCCCTAGCGGTGTTGAAGAAATAGCACCTCAGTGCTCTCCCTCACAGCCAGTCGGAGTGGAAGAGAAAGAAGCAGACACCGGTTTGTCTCCAGGCAGACATGAGGATAAAGAACCTGAGGTCAAGACGGAGATCTCCGGGTCCAGAAAATCAGAACGAAGCTGTAAAGGAGCGCTTTATAAAACTTTGGTGTCTGAAGGGATGCTAACATCTTTGAGAGCAAACGTGGATAGAG GGAAAAGAGGTTCAATGCGAGGCAGCGTGTCTGATCATGAAGGCAGCTGGAATGATGAAAGTTGGGGGTTTTCTCAAACTGCTGCAAGCCCACCTAAAAAGCTGAAGAAGTCTAAATCTAAAGAGGAAACCATCCCTGG ACTAGGTAAACTTGAAGAGGAGTTCGAGAAAAAGTTCAACAGCTTACCACAGTACAGCCCACTGACATTTGACAAAAAGAGTGCAACTGTcacaaagaagaaaaaaaacagtacGTCCAACCCTTCTGAACCGCCCAAACTAAGCAAGG gttCATCTTCATCTCAGAAAAAGACTTTTTTCCACAAGATAGTGAACAAGTACAAACAAAGGAAGGAGAAATCCAGTGCTGCAGACAAAG ACGTTGTCACACCTGACCATGTGGTCACAGAATCGTGCCCGGTTGTGAAGCCGGCCAGTCCATGTGTGTCTCCCGAACCCGAGTCCCAGAAAGTTCTGGACACGCCCGTGGGGAGTCAGAAAAGGAAGGCGCGGAAAAATAAAATCACACACTTGGTGCGCACGGCTGATGGTCGAGTGTCACCTGCAGAGG AGGAAAAAACTAAGGATCAGACCAAGAATCAGGATGAAAAGCCATTCACTCAAGAGACATTATGCAATAGGGGGGCCTGCTACACTGACCCCAGATCAGAGGAAGAGGACAGGGCAGATACGTCCGGCAGCCTCCCGACCTTCTTCAGCTTAGCGGCCCTCGCAGAGGTTGCGGCCATGGAGAATGTGCACAG AGCCCAGCGTGCTGTAGGGATTGGCACTGAAGGTCAAGTGAAGGACATGGCCCCGGTGCTGATTTCCTGTGCGGACCAGTGA